From the genome of Vigna angularis cultivar LongXiaoDou No.4 chromosome 11, ASM1680809v1, whole genome shotgun sequence, one region includes:
- the LOC108334300 gene encoding linoleate 9S-lipoxygenase-like → MLGGIFGGNKQKIKGTVVLMRKNVLDINTILNPANVVDTVFDLAGSLVDAVTAFATSISIQLISSTKADGQGKGKVGSATKLRGQISLPTLGASEEAYDVNFEWDSDFGIPGAFYIKNFMQNEFYLKSLTLEDIPNHGTIHFVCNSWVYNADKYKTTRIFFANNTYLPGETPAPLVKYREEELKVVRGDGTGERKEWDRVYDYDVYNDLGNPDKGEALARPVLGGSTLPYPRRGRTGRPKTKKDPNSEKPSDFVYLPRDEAFGHLKSSDFLAYALKSVSQDVLPVLTDAFDGNILSLEFDSFAEVRKLYEGGVTLPTDFLSKYAPIPIVKELFRSDGEQFLKYPPPKVMQVDKSAWMTDEEFARETIAGVNPNVIKILKEFPPSSKLNTQAFGDHTSIIKKEHLEPQLGGLTVEQAIENNKLFILDHHDYLIPYLRKINSSTTKTYATRTIFFLKEDGTLAPLAIELSKPHGQGDQYGPISEVYVPSYEGVEAYIWLLAKAYVVVNDSCYHQIVSHWLSTHAVVEPFVIATNRQLSVVHPVYKLLFPHYRDTMNINSLARKSLVNADGIIEKTFLWSRYSLEMSAVTYKDWSFVDQALPNDLVKRGVAVKDPSAPHGVKLLIEDYPYASDGLEIWAAIKSWVEEYVAFYYKSDEALQKDPELQAWWKELVQVGHGDLKDKPWWPKMQTRGELVDVSTTLIWISSALHAAVNFGQYPYGGLILNRPTISRRFMPEKGSAEYDALAKNPEKEFLRTITGKKETLIDLTVIEILSRHASDEFYLGERDGGDFWTSDAGPLEAFKRFGKKLAEIEKKLVQKNNDETLRNRTGPAKMPYTLLFPSSEEGLTFRGIPNSISI, encoded by the exons atgTTGGGAGGGATTTTCGGAGGAAACAAGCAGAAGATAAAGGGAACTGTGGTGCTTATGCGAAAGAATGTGTTGGACATCAACACCATCCTCAACCCCGCCAACGTCGTTGACACCGTCTTCGATTTGGCCGGCAGTCTCGTCGACGCCGTCACTGCTTTCGCCACCTCCATCTCCATCCAGCTCATCAGTTCCACCAAGGCTGATG gacaaggaaaaggaaaagttggAAGTGCTACAAAGTTAAGAGGGCAGATATCATTGCCAACGTTGGGAGCGAGTGAAGAAGCATACGATGTTAATTTCGAATGGGACAGTGATTTCGGAATTCCCGGCGCCTTTTACATTAAGAATTTCATGCAGAATGAGTTCTACCTCAAATCTCTCACTCTCGAAGACATTCCTAACCACGGAACCATTCACTTCGTATGCAATTCCTGGGTTTACAATGCTGATAAATACAAAACTACTCGTATTTTCTTTGCCAACAAC ACGTATCTTCCTGGCGAGACACCAGCCCCACTTGTGAAGTACAGAGAAGAAGAATTGAAGGTTGTAAGAGGCGATGGAACTGGAGAACGAAAGGAATGGGATAGAGTTTATGATTATGATGTCTACAATGACTTGGGCAACCCAGATAAAGGTGAAGCCCTTGCTCGCCCTGTTCTTGGAGGTTCTACCTTGCCTTACCCTCGTAGAGGAAGAACTGGAAGACCCAAAACTAAAAAAG ATCCTAACAGTGAGAAGCCCAGCGACTTTGTTTACCTTCCAAGAGACGAAGCGTTTGGTCACTTGAAGTCATCCGATTTTCTCGCTTATGCATTGAAATCGGTATCCCAAGATGTGTTACCAGTCTTGACTGATGCATTCGATGGAAATATTCTGAGTCTTGAGTTTGATAGTTTTGCTGAAGTGCGCAAGCTTTATGAAGGTGGAGTTACATTGCCCACAGACTTCCTCAGCAAATACGCTCCCATACCAATTGTCAAGGAACTTTTTCGAAGTGATGGTGAACAGTTCCTCAAGTATCCACCACCTAAAGTCATGCAAG TGGATAAGTCTGCATGGATGACTGATGAAGAATTTGCTAGAGAAACCATTGCTGGAGTCAATCCTAATGTCATTAAGATTCTTAAG GAATTCCCACCAAGTAGCAAGCTAAACACTCAAGCCTTTGGTGACCATACCTCTATAATAAAGAAAGAGCATTTGGAGCCTCAATTAGGAGGGCTCACTGTTGAGCAG GCTATCGAGAACAATAAGTTGTTCATCTTAGATCACCATGACTATCTCATTCCATATTTGAGGAAAATAAATTCATCTACCACAAAGACTTATGCTACGAGAACcatatttttcttgaaagagGATGGAACACTGGCACCATTGGCCATCGAGTTAAGTAAGCCACATGGTCAGGGTGACCAATACGGTCCTATCAGCGAAGTCTATGTTCCTTCATACGAGGGAGTGGAAGCTTACATTTGGTTACTGGCAAAGGCTTATGTTGTTGTGAATGACTCGTGCTACCATCAAATCGTTAGCCATTG GCTAAGCACTCATGCAGTTGTTGAGCCTTTTGTCATAGCAACGAACAGGCAATTGAGTGTGGTTCACCCTGTTTACAAGCTCCTATTTCCTCACTACCGTGATACCATGAACATCAATTCACTGGCCCGCAAGTCCTTGGTCAACGCAGATGGTATCATAGAGAAAACATTCTTGTGGAGTAGGTACTCTCTGGAAATGTCTGCTGTGACTTACAAGGACTGGTCTTTCGTTGATCAAGCACTACCCAATGATCTTGTCAAGAG AGGAGTTGCAGTTAAAGATCCATCTGCTCCCCATGGTGTTAAGCTTTTGATAGAGGATTATCCTTATGCTTCTGATGGGTTGGAGATATGGGCTGCCATAAAGTCGTGGGTGGAAGAGTATGTGGCATTCTATTACAAGTCAGATGAGGCACTTCAAAAAGACCCTGAACTCCAAGCTTGGTGGAAAGAACTTGTTCAGGTGGGTCATGGTGATTTGAAAGATAAGCCATGGTGGCCAAAGATGCAAACACGTGGAGAGTTGGTTGATGTTTCCACTACCCTCATTTGGATATCTTCAGCCCTTCATGCAGCTGTTAACTTCGGACAATATCCATACGGTGGTTTAATCCTGAACAGGCCAACTATTAGCAGAAGATTCATGCCTGAGAAAGGATCTGCTGAGTATGATGCGTTGGCTAAGAATCCTGAGAAGGAGTTTTTGAGAACTATTACTGGTAAGAAAGAGACTCTGATTGACCTTACAGTTATAGAGATATTGTCAAGGCACGCATCTGATGAGTTCTACCTTGGAGAGAGAGATGGTGGAGACTTTTGGACTTCTGATGCCGGGCCATTGGAAGCTTTTAAGAGGTTCGGAAAGAAACTTGCTGAAATTGAAAAGAAGCTTGTACAGAAAAACAATGATGAGACATTGAGAAACCGCACAGGGCCGGCTAAAATGCCTTACACTCTACTCTTTCCTTCCAGTGAGGAGGGATTGACTTTCAGAGGAATACCCAACAGTATCTCTATCTAA
- the LOC108334134 gene encoding seed linoleate 9S-lipoxygenase-3: MFSGMSGLINKGHKIKGTVVLMRKNVLDVNSVTSVGGIVGQGLDLLGSTVDNLTAFLGRSVSLQLISATKPDANGKGKLGKATFLEGIITSLPTLGAGQSAFKIHFEWDDEMGIPGAFYIKNFMQTEFFLVSLTLEDVPNHGSLHFLCNSWIYNAKHFKNDRIFFVNQTYLPSETPAPLVKYREEELVNLRGDGTGERREWDRVYDYDVYNDLGDPDKGENHARPILGGSDTLPYPRRGRTGRRPTRKDPKSESRSSDIYLPRDEAFGHLKSSDFLTYGLKSVSQNFLPALESAFDLNFTPSEFDSFDDVHGLYSGGIKLPTDLIRDISPFPVLKEFLRTDGEQVLKFPPPKVIQVSRSAWMTDEEFAREMLAGVNPNMIRLLQDFPPRSKLDSQVYNDHTSQITKEHLEPNLEGLTVDEAIQNKRLFILDHHDSIMPYLRRINATSNKAYATRTILFLKNDRTLRPLAIELSLPHPGDDKSGVVSQVVLPADEGVESSIWLLAKAYVIVNDSSYHQLVSHWLNTHAVMEPFVIATNRHLSVVHPIYKLLHPHYRDTMNINALARGSLVNDGGIIEKTFLWGRYSMEMSATIYKDWVFTDQALPADLIKRGIATEDPECPHGLRLFIEDYPYAVDGLEIWDAIKTWVHEYVSLYYKSDDTLKEDPELQAWWKELVEVGHGDKKNESWWPKMQTREELVEACSIVIWTASALHAAVNFGQYPYGGLILNRPTISRRFMPEKGSAEYEELKKSPQKALLRTITPKFQTLIDLSVIEILSRHASDEIYLGERDNPNWTSDTRALEAFKRFGKKLSEIEKKLSERNNDEKLRNRHGPVQMPYTLLFPSSDEGLTFRGIPNSISI; the protein is encoded by the exons ATGTTTTCGGGTATGTCTGGTCTGATCAACAAGGGGCACAAGATAAAGGGGACAGTAGTGTTGATGCGAAAGAATGTGTTGGACGTGAACAGCGTAACCAGTGTTGGAGGCATTGTTGGTCAAGGTCTCGACCTTCTTGGTTCCACAGTCGATAATCTGACTGCCTTCTTGGGTCGATCAGTTTCTCTCCAACTCATCAGTGCCACCAAACCAGATg CCAACGGAAAGGGGAAGCTTGGAAAGGCTACCTTTTTGGAAGGTATCATCACTTCACTGCCAACTTTGGGAGCAGGCCAATCTGCattcaaaattcattttgaaTGGGACGATGAGATGGGAATTCCTGGAGCATTTTACATCAAGAATTTCATGCAAACCGAGTTCTTCCTTGTCAGTTTGACTCTTGAAGACGTTCCAAACCATGGAAGCCTCCACTTTCTTTGCAATTCCTGGATATACAATGCCAAACACTTCAAAAACGATCGCATCTTCTTTGTCAATCAG aCATATCTTCCAAGCGAAACACCGGCTCCACTGGTGAAGTATAGAGAAGAAGAGTTAGTTAATTTGAGAGGAGATGGAACGGGAGAACGTAGAGAGTGGGACAGGGTCTATGACTATGATGTCTACAATGATTTAGGTGATCCAGATAAGGGTGAAAATCATGCGCGTCCTATTCTTGGAGGGTCTGACACCTTGCCTTATCCTCGTAGGGGGAGGACTGGTAGAAGACCAACTAGGAAAG ATCCAAAAAGTGAGAGTAGGAGCTCTGATATTTATCTTCCAAGAGATGAAGCGTTTGGACACTTGAAGTCATCAGACTTTCTGACTTATGGGCTGAAATCCGTATCTCAAAATTTTCTTCCAGCATTGGAATCTGCTTTTGATTTGAATTTCACGCCCAGTGAGTTTGATAGCTTTGATGATGTTCATGGACTCTATTCAGGTGGAATTAAGCTGCCAACAGATTTAATTAGAGACATAAGTCCATTTCCCGTGCTCAAGGAATTCTTAAGGACTGATGGTGAACAGGTCCTTAAGTTTCCTCCTCCTAAAGTGATTCAAG TGAGTAGGTCTGCATGGATGACCGATGAAGAATTTGCAAGAGAAATGCTTGCTGGTGTAAATCCAAACATGATTCGTCTTCTTCAG GATTTCCCTCCACGAAGCAAGCTAGATAGCCAAGTCTACAATGATCATACCAGTCAAATTACCAAAGAACACCTGGAGCCTAACTTAGAAGGACTCACTGTAGACGAG GCAATTCAAAACAAGAGATTGTTCATACTTGATCATCACGACTCAATCATGCCATATTTAAGGCGAATAAATGCAACATCCAACAAGGCTTATGCCACCAGAACCATCCTTTTCCTGAAAAACGACCGAACTTTAAGGCCACTTGCCATAGAACTGAGTTTGCCACATCCCGGGGATGATAAATCAGGTGTTGTTAGTCAAGTTGTTCTGCCTGCAGATGAAGGTGTTGAAAGTTCTATCTGGCTTCTAGCAAAGGCCTATGTGATAGTGAATGACTCTAGCTATCATCAACTAGTCAGCCACTG GTTAAACACACATGCAGTTATGGAGCCATTCGTCATAGCAACAAACAGGCATCTCAGTGTTGTTCATCCTATTTATAAACTCCTGCACCCTCACTATCGTGACACCATGAACATAAATGCCCTTGCTCGGGGATCTCTTGTCAACGACGGTGGAATTATAGAGAAAACCTTTTTATGGGGAAGGTATTCTATGGAAATGTCTGCTACGATCTACAAGGATTGGGTTTTTACAGATCAAGCTTTGCCAGCTGATCTTATAAAAAG AGGAATAGCAACTGAGGATCCAGAGTGCCCTCATGGTCTTCGTCTCTTCATAGAAGACTACCCTTATGCTGTTGATGGACTTGAGATATGGGATGCTATCAAGACATGGGTTCATGAATATGTTTCCTTGTACTACAAATCAGATGACACACTGAAAGAAGATCCTGAGCTCCAAGCTTGGTGGAAAGAACTGGTAGAGGTGGGTCATGGTGACAAGAAAAATGAGTCATGGTGGCCTAAGATGCAGACTCGTGAAGAGCTAGTGGAAGCTTGCAGTATTGTGATATGGACAGCTTCAGCACTGCATGCAGCTGTTAATTTTGGACAATACCCTTATGGAGGTTTGATCTTAAACCGTCCAACTATCAGTAGGCGATTCATGCCCGAGAAGGGTTCTGCTGAGTATGAGGAGCTGAAGAAGAGCCCTCAGAAGGCTCTCTTGAGGACCATTACACCAAAGTTTCAGACCCTTATTGACCTTTCAGTGATAGAAATATTGTCAAGGCATGCTTCTGATGAGATCTATCTGGGTGAAAGGGACAATCCAAATTGGACATCTGATACAAGGGCCTTGGAGGCTTTCAAAAGGTTTGGGAAGAAGCTCTCAGAAATTGAGAAGAAACTCTCAGAGAGAAACAATGACGAGAAACTGAGAAACCGCCATGGACCAGTTCAGATGCCTTATACTCTGCTCTTCCCTTCTAGTGATGAAGGCTTAACTTTCAGAGGAATTCCAAACAGTATCTCCATCTGA